The Streptomyces sp. HSG2 genome has a segment encoding these proteins:
- a CDS encoding MIP/aquaporin family protein, with the protein MSSSDIFIGETIGTAILILLGGGVVAAVSLKASKARNAGWLAITFGWGFAVMTAVYVAGPLSGAHLNPAVTVGLAIKDGDWSNVPVYFAGELLGAMIGASLVWLAYYGQFRAHLTDKEIVGEGRAADAKSTAKAVEAREKGAGPVLGIFSTGPEIRNAAQNLGTEIIGTFVLVLAVLTQGLNDEGNGLGVLGGLIVALVVVSIGLSLGGPTGYAINPARDLGPRIVHALLPLPNKGGSDWAYAWVPIAGPLVGSAIAAGVYNVAFA; encoded by the coding sequence GTGTCCAGCTCCGACATCTTCATCGGCGAGACCATCGGTACCGCCATACTCATCCTGCTCGGCGGCGGCGTGGTCGCCGCCGTGAGCCTCAAGGCCTCCAAGGCGCGCAACGCCGGATGGCTGGCCATCACCTTCGGGTGGGGCTTCGCCGTCATGACGGCCGTGTACGTGGCGGGGCCGCTCTCCGGCGCCCACCTCAACCCGGCCGTGACCGTCGGCCTGGCCATCAAGGACGGCGACTGGAGCAACGTTCCGGTCTACTTCGCCGGCGAACTGCTGGGAGCCATGATCGGCGCCTCGCTCGTCTGGCTGGCCTACTACGGACAGTTCCGGGCCCACCTCACCGACAAGGAGATCGTCGGCGAGGGCCGGGCGGCGGACGCGAAGTCCACGGCCAAGGCCGTCGAGGCCCGCGAGAAGGGCGCGGGCCCGGTGCTCGGCATCTTCTCGACCGGTCCGGAGATCCGGAACGCGGCACAGAACCTCGGCACGGAGATCATCGGCACGTTCGTCCTGGTCCTGGCCGTGCTCACGCAGGGCCTCAACGACGAGGGCAACGGCCTGGGCGTCCTCGGCGGCCTGATCGTCGCTCTCGTGGTGGTCTCGATCGGCCTGTCGCTCGGCGGCCCGACGGGCTACGCCATCAACCCGGCGCGCGACCTGGGCCCGCGCATCGTGCACGCCCTGCTTCCGCTGCCGAACAAGGGCGGCTCCGACTGGGCCTACGCCTGGG